From Canis lupus dingo isolate Sandy chromosome 24, ASM325472v2, whole genome shotgun sequence, a single genomic window includes:
- the DEFB123 gene encoding beta-defensin 123 gives MTTGGVPAARVAADPGRRECGGRSRGRPRARAGDIVPAEQRDRQPERLEPCPVSFAISSDLQPRLGPLRAMKLLWLTVAALLLLTQLTPGGTQRCWNLHGKCRQKCSRRERTYVYCTNNKLCCVKPKFQPRENLWPF, from the exons ATGACCACAGGAGGCGTGCCAGCTGCAAGAGTGGCCGCAGACCCTGGGCGCAGGGAGTGTGGGGGCCGAAGCCGTGGGCGGCCGAGGGCACGCGCGGGTGACATCGTTCCGGCTGAACAAAGGGACCGCCAGCCAGAGAGGCTGGAGCCCTGCCCCGTTAGTTTTGCCATCTCCTCGGACTTGCAGCCTCGCCTGGGGCCACTTCGAGCCATGAAGCTCCTTTGGCTGACTGTGGCTGCACTGCTGCTCCTGACCCAGCTCACTCCAG GTGGCACCCAAAGATGCTGGAATCTTCACGGCAAATGCCGCCAGAAATGCTCCAGGAGAGAAAGGACCTATGTTTACTGCACAAATAATAAACTGTGCTGTGTGAAGCCCAAGTTCCAGCCGAGAGAAAATCTATGGCCATTTTAA